One segment of Fuscovulum ytuae DNA contains the following:
- a CDS encoding YdcH family protein produces the protein MSNTPHDLYEDFPEKTAAIHALKASDAHFARLVEEYHEVNRAVHRAETRVEVLSSEHENELRQKRMRLKDAIWKQLAA, from the coding sequence ATGTCGAACACGCCCCATGATCTTTACGAGGATTTCCCCGAAAAGACCGCGGCCATCCATGCCCTGAAAGCAAGCGATGCCCATTTCGCGCGGTTGGTCGAGGAATATCACGAGGTGAACCGCGCCGTGCATCGCGCTGAAACACGGGTAGAGGTGCTGTCGTCGGAACATGAAAACGAACTGCGCCAAAAGCGGATGCGTCTGAAGGACGCGATCTGGAAGCAGCTTGCCGCATGA
- a CDS encoding helix-turn-helix domain-containing protein translates to MPTQKLYAGAKLREIRARLSLTQKSFADKLGVSLPYLNQMENNHRPVSAAVVLALAQEFGLDVTELTVGESERLVSDMREALADPVFAQTTPPLADLRLAASNAPALARAFLDLHRAYRQSHERLASLDEALGREDASLRPSPWEEVRDFFHYCDNYIDAVDRAAEHFAAPGGLRADITRAATTALEKRGITLAFTDQTETRRYDPATKRLTLSNRTAAPTQRFQLLLQVALLTQNDLIEATLDLARFATPEARDIAKIGLANYFAGAALLPYRAFQAAALETRHDLERLADLFGASIEQVAHRLSTLQRPGAKGIPFFFVRVDQAGTITKRHSATRLQFARFGGACPLWNVHRAFETPGQFLRQLAETPDGVRYLCLARDVSKPGGAFLAPVKRYAIGLGCEVQHAAQLVYADGLDLKGHFEPIGISCRICERPACHQRSVPPLERRLKVDPDRRGLLPYEIAE, encoded by the coding sequence ATGCCCACCCAGAAACTCTATGCCGGGGCCAAGCTGCGCGAAATTCGCGCGCGCCTCTCGCTGACGCAAAAATCCTTTGCCGACAAACTGGGCGTGTCCCTGCCCTATCTGAACCAGATGGAGAACAACCACCGTCCCGTCTCGGCCGCCGTGGTGCTGGCCTTGGCACAGGAATTCGGGCTGGATGTGACCGAACTGACGGTTGGGGAATCCGAGCGCCTTGTGTCCGACATGCGTGAGGCGTTGGCCGACCCCGTCTTTGCCCAGACAACACCGCCCTTGGCGGACCTGCGGTTGGCGGCCTCGAACGCCCCCGCGCTTGCCCGCGCCTTTCTTGATCTGCACCGCGCCTATCGGCAAAGCCACGAACGCCTTGCGTCACTGGATGAGGCGCTGGGGCGCGAGGATGCCTCGCTTCGCCCAAGCCCATGGGAAGAGGTGCGGGATTTCTTCCACTATTGCGACAATTACATCGACGCCGTGGACCGCGCGGCGGAACATTTCGCCGCCCCCGGCGGGCTGCGGGCCGACATTACCCGCGCGGCAACCACCGCGCTTGAAAAGCGCGGCATCACATTGGCCTTCACCGATCAGACCGAAACCCGCCGCTATGATCCGGCGACCAAGCGGCTGACCCTCTCCAACCGCACCGCCGCCCCGACCCAGCGCTTTCAACTCCTGCTGCAGGTGGCGCTTCTGACCCAGAATGACCTGATCGAGGCGACGCTGGACCTTGCCCGTTTCGCCACACCCGAGGCGCGCGATATCGCCAAGATTGGCCTTGCCAATTACTTCGCAGGTGCGGCCCTTCTGCCCTATCGTGCCTTTCAGGCGGCAGCACTGGAAACGAGGCATGATCTGGAACGGCTGGCCGATCTTTTCGGCGCCTCCATCGAACAGGTGGCGCATCGCCTGTCCACCCTGCAACGGCCCGGCGCGAAGGGCATCCCCTTCTTCTTCGTGCGCGTCGATCAAGCCGGCACGATCACCAAACGCCATTCTGCCACCCGCCTGCAATTTGCCCGTTTTGGCGGGGCCTGCCCCCTGTGGAACGTGCACCGCGCCTTTGAAACGCCGGGGCAGTTCCTGCGGCAGTTGGCCGAAACCCCCGACGGCGTGCGTTACCTTTGCCTTGCGCGGGATGTATCGAAACCCGGAGGTGCCTTCCTTGCGCCGGTCAAACGCTATGCCATCGGTCTGGGCTGCGAGGTGCAGCATGCGGCGCAACTCGTCTATGCCGATGGGCTGGACTTGAAGGGCCATTTCGAACCAATCGGCATTTCCTGTCGCATCTGCGAACGGCCCGCCTGCCATCAGCGGTCCGTCCCCCCGCTTGAACGGCGGTTGAAGGTGGACCCGGATCGGCGCGGCCTTCTGCCCTATGAGATCGCGGAATGA
- a CDS encoding thermonuclease family protein: MALTLRSLLVLAVLSVPFPSWGTELAGRARVIDGDTLEIAGQKVRLFGIDAPELDQRCDQDGRVWACGLAARDMLAGAVGRQRLTCAVQDIDRYGRNVAICFAGDQDVAALVVRNGMAIAYRRYSGRYVNAEAAARREGVGLWTSTYIQPEQYRAEGRVEQPPPTGECVIKGNIGRSGTRIYHLPGQADYDATRINEAAGERWFCSEAEARAAGFRRAAR; the protein is encoded by the coding sequence ATGGCGTTAACACTTCGTTCACTTCTCGTTCTTGCGGTGCTTTCTGTACCCTTCCCCTCATGGGGGACGGAGCTTGCGGGTCGCGCGCGGGTCATTGATGGCGACACGCTGGAAATCGCTGGGCAGAAGGTGCGGCTGTTCGGAATCGACGCGCCGGAACTGGATCAGCGCTGCGATCAGGATGGGCGTGTCTGGGCCTGTGGTTTGGCTGCGCGGGACATGCTGGCGGGTGCGGTGGGGCGGCAGCGTCTGACCTGCGCCGTGCAGGATATCGATCGCTATGGTCGCAACGTGGCCATCTGCTTTGCCGGGGATCAGGATGTGGCGGCGCTTGTGGTGCGGAACGGCATGGCGATTGCCTATCGCCGCTATTCAGGTCGCTATGTGAATGCCGAGGCCGCGGCGCGCAGGGAGGGGGTTGGACTTTGGACCTCGACCTATATCCAGCCGGAACAATATCGCGCAGAGGGTCGCGTGGAACAGCCGCCGCCGACAGGGGAATGCGTGATCAAGGGCAATATCGGTCGCAGCGGCACGCGCATCTATCACCTGCCCGGACAGGCCGATTACGACGCGACTCGGATCAACGAAGCGGCGGGGGAGCGGTGGTTTTGCTCCGAGGCTGAGGCGCGGGCGGCAGGCTTTCGCCGCGCGGCGCGCTGA